The region GGTACAAAAACGTTCTCTTGCTGCTATTGTTTTAAGACGGCTGCCATCGCAGCACCAACTTCTATACCGCAGGCCTTGCCCAAATTCAGCATCGTGTCCACATACGTGACCTTCACACCTTGTTTGTTGCAAAGCATTACAATTCTGGAAGTAAGCCGTTGATCTCCGTCCTCTGCCACATAGACTTCTGCGGCTTGGCCCAACTCCACCGCCTTGACGGTTTGCTTGGAACCGATCTTGACCTGAGCATCCTGTAACCCTCTGTCATCAGTCATGAATCATTACCTCCACTGAATAAGAATGACAAGACTACTCACGCACCTTAGACATATTAGCATCCTGAGCACATGATGTCAAGAAAAACGACAATAAATTTATTAATAATCACAGCAGACAGCCGCGTCACACCCGATTTCTGCGTGACGCGGATACTGCTTGCCATGAGTATTCAATTATTCAGCGGGTACCGGCTCCAAAGCTTCTTCATTGCTTTCAGCATTCGGGTCGCTCAGCTTCACATTACGGTAACGATTCATGCCTGTACCTGCAGGAATCAGCTTACCGATGATTACATTCTCTTTCAGACCGAGCAGTTTATCCACTTTACCCTTAATAGCTGCATCTGTTAAGACGCGGGTAGTTTCCTGGAAAGATGCCGCAGACAGGAATGAATCAGTTTCCAGGGAGGCCTTGGTGATCCCGAGCAGAACCGGTTTGGCAACTGCTGGTTCATTTCCGGCAAGAATAGCTTCCTTGTTGGCTGCTTCATATTCATGAATATCCGCAAATGCACCCGGCAGGAGACTGGTATCTCCGGCATCGATAATACGGATTTTGCGCAGCATCTGCTTGATCATAACTTCAATGTGCTTATCATTGATTTCAACGCCCTGGTTACGGTATACACGCTGTACTTCTTGCAGAATGTAGTTCTGTACCCCGCGGATTCCTTTGATACGCAGCATTTCTTTAGGGTCAATAGAACCGTCTGTTAACTCATCGCCGGCCTCAATCTCCTGGCCTTCGCTGACACGCAGACGGGAGCCGTAAGTGATGGAATACGTCTTGGACTCTGCTTCACCCTGGACTTCGATTTCGCGGCGGTCCTTGGTTTCACGAATTTCCTTAACTACCCCGTCAATCTCACTGATTGTAGCCTGCCCTTTAGGGTTACGGGCTTCAAATAGCTCCTGGATACGCGGCAAACCTTGCGTGATATCGTCTCCGGCTACACCACCGGTATGGAATGTACGCATAGTAAGCTGTGTTCCTGGTTCACCGATGGATTGTGCGGCAATAATACCGACAGCTTCCCCGATTTCCACGAATTTACCTGTTGCCAGGTTACGTCCGTAGCACTTCTTGCAGACACCGTGACGGGCACGGCAGCTGAGTACAGAGCGGATCTGCAGCTTGGTAACACCAGCATTCACGATCTCTTCAGCCTTATCCGAGTCAATCAGATCGTTACGGTGAACGATGATTTCCTTCGTCTCCGGATGACGGACGGTCTCGAAGGAATAACGGCCTTCAATACGGTCGTAGAGATCCTCAATGACTTCCTTACCATCCTGAATCCGGCTAACCATGAAGCCTTTATCAGTACCGCAATCTTCTTCACGGACAATAACATCCTGCGCTACGTCAACCAGACGGCGTGTCAGGTACCCGGAATCCGCTGTACGCAGCGCTGTATCGGCCAGACCTTTACGCGCTCCGTGAGTAGAGATAAAGTACTCGAGGACGGTTAGGCCTTCACGGAAGTTCGCTTTGATTGGCAATTCAAAGATCCGGCCCGAAGGTGTTGCCATCAGACCACGCATACCACCAAGCTGGGTGATCTGCGATTTGTTACCACGCGCCTTGGAGTCGACCATGAGCATGATGGAGTTGAAGCGGTCCATCGATTTAAGCAATACGTTAGTCAGATCATCCTTGGTCTTCGACCAAATCTCGATAACGCGGTCATACCGCTCATCATTGGTAATCAGACCGCGGCGGTATTGATTCGCAACCACATCAACCTTAGCTTCGGATTCCTTAAGAATGGTAGCTTTTTCCTCAGGCACGATAACATCCGATACGGCAACCGTAACACCGGAACGTGTAGAGTACGTAAAGCCTAGTTGCTTAATTTTATCCAGAATCACTGAAGTCTTGGTGGTGTGATACGTCTCAAAGCAGCGGGCGATAATGAGGCCCAGATATTCTTTACCTACAGCACTGGCCTCCGGAGCAGCCATGATCAGTTCGCGGACATCCGCACCCTTTTCATAGATAAAGTACTTCTCAGGAGTTCCCTGCAGCAGGTTAGTTTTGGTAGCTTCGTTGATATACGGGAAGCTGCTTGGATAGATTTCGTTGAAGATAATCTTACCCACAGTCGTGATCAGCAATGCATTCTGCTGCGCTTCTGTGAAGCTGGTTTTTCCCAGAGCCTTAACAGGAATGGCAACACGTGCATGCAGACCAGCAGTTCCGCGCTGATAAGCAGAGACTGCTTCATTCACGTTACGCAGGATCATCCCGGTACCCTTTTCTTCCTTGTTGTCCATGGTCAGGTAGAACGTACCAAGGACCATATCCTGAGAAGGGGTAACGACAGGTTTGCCGTCTTTAGGGTTGAGGATGTTACCGGACGCCAGCATGAGAATACGGGCTTCTGCTTGAGCCTCAGCGGACAGAGGAACGTGTACCGCCATCTGGTCACCGTCAAAGTCGGCATTGTAAGCCGTACATACGAGCGGGTGAAGACGGATTGCGTGACCTTCTACCAGAATCGGTTCGAACGCCTGGATACCCAGTCTATGCAGCGTAGGGGCACGGTTCAGCAGAACCGGATGCTCTCTGATTACCTCTTCAAGCACATCCCATACTTCAGGACTTACGCGCTCAACCTTACGCTTCGCGCTCTTTATGTTGTGGGCAAGCCCTTTGTTAACCAATTCTTTCATTACAAACGGTTTGAACAGCTCCAGTGCCATCTTCTTAGGAAGACCGCATTGGTACATCTTCAGGTAAGGTCCTACGACGATAACCGAACGGCCGGAGTAGTCAACACGTTTACCGAGCAAGTTCTGGCGGAAACGTCCCTGTTTCCCCTTCAGCATATGGCTAAGCGATTTGAGCGGACGGTTACCTGGTCCTGTTACAGGACGGCCGCGGCGGCCGTTGTCAATCAGCGCATCTACAGCTTCCTGAAGCATACGTTTCTCATTCTGAACGATAATGTCAGGAGCGCCGAGGTCCAGCAGTCTTTTCAGACGGTTGTTCCGGTTAATTACACGGCGGTACAGGTCATTAAGGTCAGACGTAGCAAAACGGCCGCCATCGAGCTGAACCATTGGACGAAGCTCCGGAGGGATAACCGGGAGTACATCCATGATCATCCAGTCAGGCTTGTTGCCGGAGTTGCGGAAGGCCTCAATGACTTCCAGACGTTTGATCGCCCGGTTGCGGCGCTGGCCCTGAGCGGTACGCAGCTCTTCTTTGAGGAATTCCAGTTCTTTATCGATGTCGATATCCTGAAGCAGCTTTTTGACGGCTTCTGCACCCATGCCGGCCTGGAATCCGTAGCCGTATTTCTCACGGTAGCTGCGGTATTCTTTCTCGGACAACAGCTGCTTCTTCTCCAGCGGAGTTTCCCCTGGATCAGTTACAACATAAGATGCAAAGTAGATAATCTCTTCGAGCGATCTAGGAGACATATCCAGCGCCAGACCCATACGGCTTGGAATACCTTTGAAATACCAGATATGAGATACAGGAGCTGCCAGTTCAATGTGGCCCATACGTTCGCGGCGGACTTTAGCGCGGGTAACTTCCACGCCGCAGCGGTCGCATACTACGCCCTTATACCGGACGCGTTTGTATTTACCACAGTGACATTCCCAGTCCTTTTGCGGTCCAAAAATACGTTCGCAAAAGAGACCCTCTTTTTCCGGTTTCAATGTACGATAGTTAATGGTTTCCGGTTTTTTAACTTCTCCGCGGGACCAAGAACGAATTTTTTCCGGGGAAGCGAGCCCGATTTTCATAAATTCAAAATTGTTAACGTCCAACAAGGAGCAACCCTCCTTAACCTATATCCTGATTTAGTCCCACAGCCCTCTCTTGACACTGAAGTCAACAGAGGGCATGGTCCTTTGTGTAATCAAATTAGTGACTTGCTGGTGAACTACTCTATGCCGACTTCTGCGCCCTCCAAATTGAGGCTCAGCTTATCGCTTGACGTCTCGTCCTCATCGTCCAGTTCCTTCATCTCGATCTCCTGCTCGTCGCCGCTGAGGATTTTGACATCCATACCGAGCGACTGCAGTTCCTTGATCAATACCTTGAACGATTCCGGCACACCCGGTTCTGGAACATTTTCACCTTTGACAATGGATTCGTACGTTTTCACACGGCCGACCACATCATCGGATTTCACGGTCAAAATCTCTTGCAGTGTATACGCCGCGCCGTAAGCTTCAAGCGCCCACACTTCCATCTCCCCGAAACGCTGTCCGCCGAACTGAGCTTTACCGCCCAGTGGCTGTTGTGTAACGAGTGAGTAAGGACCTGTAGAACGGGCATGAATCTTATCGTCAACCATGTGCGCGAGCTTGATCATGTGCATGACACCGACAGTAACCTCGCGCTCGAAGCGCTCGCCTGTACGTCCGTCATACAAAACAGTCTTACCATTACGCTGCATTCCGGCTTCTTCCATCGTATCGAACACGTCATACTCACGGGCTCCGTCGAATACCGGAGTAGCCACGTGGATACCCAGACGCAGTGCAGCCATACCAATATGGACTTCAAGCACCTGTCCGATGTTCATACGGGAAGGAACGCCCAGCGGGTTCAGGACAACCTGTACCGGCGTACCGTCCGGAAGGAACGGCATATCTTCTTCTGGCAGGATACGGGCAACGACACCCTTGTTACCGTGACGTCCGGCCATCTTGTCACCTTCAGAAATCTTACGCTTCTGGGCGATATAGACACGAACCAGTTGATTCACGCCAGGAGGCAGCTCATCGCCGTTTTCGCGTGTGAATACTTTGACGTCAACGATAATACCATCACTACCATGCGGAACGCGCAGGGAGGTATCACGAACCTCACGGGCCTTCTCACCGAAGATCGCATGCAGCAGGCGTTCCTCAGCAGTCAGCTCAGTTACACCCTTCGGAGTAACCTTACCTACCAGAATATCGCCGGCATTGATTTCCGCACCGATACGGATAATTCCGCGCTCATCCAAGTTGCGGAGCGCCTCTTCACCGACGTTAGGAATATCACGTGTGATCTCTTCAGGTCCGAGCTTCGTATCACGGGCTTCGGATTCGTATTCCTCGATGTGGATCGAAGTGTATACATCTTCCTTCACCAGCTTCTCACTCAGCAGGATCGCATCCTCGTAGTTGTAGCCCTCCCAAGTCATGAACGCAACGACTACGTTGCGGCCAAGCGCAAGTTCGCCCATTTCTGTGGAAGGTCCATCTGCCAGGATATCACCTTTTTTGACGATATCCCCACGTTTCGCCAGTGGACGCTGGTTAATACAGGTACCCTGGTTCGAACGCATGAATTTGTGTAATTTATATTTAACGATATCGCCTTTAACTTCCTTGCCCTCAACTGCCTCAACACGGCGCAGCCAGATTTCATTGGCAGAGGAGCGTTCGATAATACCGTCATATTTGGAGACAATACATACGCCGGAGTCTTTAGCAGACTTGTGCTCCATCCCTGTCCCTACAAGCGGAGCCTTAGGAATAAGAAGCGGAACGGCCTGACGCTGCATGTTCGATCCCATCAGTGCGCGGTTGGAGTCATCGTTCTCAAGGAACGGAATGAGCGCCGTTGCGACGGATACGACCTGTTTTGGCGAAACATCCATGTAGTCTACACGGTTGCTAGGCATAGTAGTAATGTTGTCTGAATCTTTGTTGTATCGAACGATAACCTGGTCTTCCTTGAAAGAGCCATCCTCATCGATCAGTACATTCGCCTGTGCAACTACATAGTTATCTTCTTCATCGGCAGTCAGATAATCGATTTGCTCAGTTACCTTGCCTGTCTTCGGATCTACCCAACGATACGGAGCCTCGATAAAGCCGTATTCATTGATGCGGGCGAAGGTGGACAAGGAGTTAATCAGACCGATATTCGGACCTTCCGGAGTCTCGATAGGACACATACGGCCATAGTGACTGTGATGGACGTCGCGGACTTCAAAGCCTGCGCGTTCACGGGTCAGACCACCAGGTCCAAGTGCAGACAGACGGCGCTTATGCGTAAGCTCGGCAAGCGGGTTCGTCTGATCCATGAACTGGGACAGCTGAGAGCTGCCGAAGAACTCTTTGATGGACGCGATAACCGGACGGATGTTGATCAGTGCCTGCGGCGTAATTGCATTGGCATCCTGAATCGACATTCTCTCGCGGACTACGCGTTCCATACGGGACAGACCGATACGGAACTGATTCTGCAGAAGCTCACCTACAGAACGCAGACGGCGGTTACCCAGATGGTCAATATCATCCGTGTTGCCGATACCATGCAGCAAATTAATAAAGTAGCTGATTGAGGATATAATATCAGCCTGAGTAATATGCTTAACCGATTTATCAATGTTGCCATTGGCGATCAGTTTGATGATACGGCCTTCTTCGATTGGCGAGAATACGTCAATGGTCTGAAGCGGAATATCTTCGCTGTCCATTACACCGCCGGTTACACGGTAGTTTTTGGCAGCCATACTCTTCTCGAAATAAGGAATCAGCTCATCAAGCAGGCGGCGGTCCACCATTTGGCCGGATTCTGCCAGGATTTCTCCGGTAGACTCATCAACCAAAGGCTGTGCCAGACGCTGATTGAACAGACGATTCTTAATATGCAGCTTTTTATTGATTTTGTAACGGCCTACATTGGCCAAATCATAACGTTTCGGGTCAAAGAAACGTGCGACGAGCAAGCTCTTGGCATTATCAAGTGTAGGTGGTTCGCCCGGACGCAGACGCTCGTAGATTTCAATAAGCGCCTTCTCCGTGGAATCCGTGTTGTCTTTATCCAGCGTGTTGCGAATATATTCATCATTGCCAAGCAGTTCCAGAATTTCAGCATCACTGCCGAAGCCCAGAGCACGCAAGAGGACTGTTACCGGGATCTTACGAGTCCGGTCGATACGGACATACATGATGTCCTTAGCGTCGGTCTCAAGCTCCAGCCAGGCTCCGCGATTCGGAATTACTGTGGCGGTGTAAGTTTTTTTGCCGTTCTTATCCACTTTTGTGCTGAAATAGACGCTTGGAGAGCGAACCAACTGGCTGACAATAACCCGTTCCGCACCATTGATAATAAAAGTGCCGGTTTCCGTCATCAGAGGGAAATCTCCCATGAACACTTCCTGCTCTTTTACCTCACCGGTCTCCTTATTGATGAGACGCACCTTCACACGCAGAGGAGCTGCATATGTTACGTCCCGCTCTTTAGCGTCGTCAACCGTGTACTTCGGTTCACCCAGGCTGTAATCAATGAACTCTAGCACCAAATTCCCTGTGAAATCCTGGATCGGCGAGATGTCCTGGAACATTTCCCGCAATCCTTCCTCCAAAAACCAATCATAAGATTTTTGTTGGATCTCGATCAGGTTCGGGACCTCGAGTACCTCGTTAATTCTCGCATAGCTCCGCCGAGTGCGTCGACCATACTGAACAAGATGTCCTGCCAACTTTACTCACCCCTCATGTCTACTCACTTAAAAATTGATTGCGAACCCTTGTTTGGACCCGTATAATGGAACCATATCACAAGGATTCAGCCATAAATACAGAAAAGCCCCTTATCGAAATCTTTCGAAAAAAGAGCACATCTATCCACGGCCAAAATACTCCTTATCCAGTAGATTTGCCCAAAACGTGCGTATTATACGTCACCAGGCTACAGTTCATGCGCTATTATCTATTGCCCCGGCGACCTTCGCCGTGACAGGAACATAGAGAACGGAATTCGCAAAAACCTGCCGTGCGGCATGCGCTTACCGGGCGACAATATATCACTTGACATTTCAGCAAACTAAAGACATGGAGCCTAGCTTAATACTGACATTTTATAATAATACCACTGCGGACATCGCATGTCAATGAGTATTATTATTTATTTCTGAGCTTTTAAGATTCTATAGCCCTTGTCTTTCCCCACTTCTTCTACCACCGGAAACATACTCTCCAGCTTGGCAACCGCCGACGGCGCACCCTGCTTCTTCTGAATGACAACCCACAGACAACCGCCCTCATTCAAATGCTCATACGCCTGTTCAAAAATCGCATGCACTACGGCCTTACCGGCGCGGATCGGCGGGTTGGTTAGAATCACATCGAAGGTCTGCCCCTCTACTACCGATAGCACATCACTTTCCATCACCGTAACATTGCGGATTCCATTATGCTGCGCATTCTCGCGGGCAAGCTCTACCGCACGGCTGTTGATATCAATCATCGTCACATGTCCCTTGGAAGCGAGATACGCCGCACTAATCCCTATAGGCCCGTAACCACAGCCCACGTCCAGTACCTTCGCATCCTCCGGAATTTCCATCGCCTCAATCAGAACACGACTGCCATGATCAATATCCCCTTTAGAAAACACACCGGCGTCGCTGGTAAAGCGGAGGCGTTTGCCTCTCAGCTCCGTATCGATGCTCCGTCTGTCATGACGCGCTTCCGGCTGCTGCGAGTAATAATGCTGCGACATACCATCCTCCCTTTCACGTTGAACTACAAATACCTGCAAGGCTCCCTTATAGAGCAACCCCCTTGAACAAGTTCAAGGGGGTTGCAGGAACCGGAGAGAATAACTTCTGCTCCGGGGCAGTACCTATTGAATCAACTTATTTTACTTCTACAGCTGCGCCTGCTTCTTCCAATTTTGCTTTGGTAGCTTCGGCTTCTTCTTTGCTTACTTTTTCTTTGATTGCTTTTGGAGCGTTATCTACAACTTCTTTAGCTTCTTTCAAGCCAAGACCTGTGATTTCGCGAACGATTTTGATTACGTTGATTTTGGAAGCGCCAGCGCTTGTCAAAATTACGTCGAATTCGGACTGTTCAGCTTCAACAGCTGCTACAGCGCCGCCAGCTGCTACTGGAGCTGCTGCAGTTACGCCGAATTCTTCTTCGATTGCTTTTACCAGGTCGTTCAGTTCCAGTACGCTCATGCCTTTAATTTCTTCTAAGATTGTTTCTTTGCTCATGATTGAACCTCCATTATATTTGAATTGGTTTGTGGTCTTGATTATGAAACCAGAAGCAAAGGCTTACGCGCTTTGTTCTTCTTTCTCAGCAACAGCTTTAACTGCAAGCGCGAAGTTGCGCATTGGAGCTTGAAGCACGCTAAGCAGCATGGAGAGCAAACCATCGCGGGATGGCAGTTCAGCCAGTGCTTTCAGTTGGTCCGCATCGATAACTTTACCTTCTACAACGCCGCCTTTCAGTTTCAAAGCGTCGTTCTTCTTAGCGAAGTCATTTAGAATCTTAGCTGCTACTACCGCATCAGTCTCGCTGAATGCGATCGCTGTAGGACCAGTTAGGACAGCGTCCAGATCAGTCAGCTCAGCTGCCGCAGTTGCACGGCGAAGCAATGTGTTCTTCAGGACTTGGAACTCAACGCCAGCTTCACGAAGCTGCTTACGCAGTTCAGTCACTTGCGATACGTTCAATCCGCGGTAGTCTGCAACAACAGTGGAGACACTGTTCTGCAGTTTGCTAGTAACAACATCAACCGCATCCTGTTTTGCTTGGATTACTTTTGCATTTGCCAATTGTATACACCTCCTGAAAATTTATGTCACGGCGATTCTTCCGGAGAAACCGCGCCGTTCCTACGCAGGCATTAGAAAAGCCTCCGCAGATTCACGAAGGCTTGATAAAACGGAAAGTTAATCAGGCGAGCCTGGCACTTTTTGTTTCTATCACAACACCTCGGTAGGAAATTAAGCCCTACGGCACCTACTGTCTACGGTAAGCATATTCACATTTAAGATTGATCACCTTAATGTTCACAACTGTTATAGACTATCAAAGATTACTCTAGGAGTCAACCTTTAATTATCTGAAAGCAGCTGCGTTCACACGAGCACTAGGTCCCATTGTGGACGAAATAGCGATGCCTTTAAGGTATACACCTTTGGCAGCAGCCGGTTTCGCACGGTTCAGAGCGTCCATAAGAGCTTTAAGGTTCTCGTTCAATTGTTCAGCGTTGAAAGACACTTTGCCGATTGGCGCGTGAATTTGGCCCGCTTTGTCAAGACGGTATTCGATCTTACCAGCTTTGATTTCTTGAACAGCCTTGGTAACGTCGAAAGTAACTGTACCTGCTTTAGGGTTAGGCATGAGACCTTTACCACCGAGCAGACGACCCAGTTTACCGACTTCACTCATCATGTCAGGTGTAGCTACGCAGACGTCGAATTCGAACCAGCCCTGTTGAATCTTGTTGATCATGTCAGCATCACCAACAAAATCAGCGCCAGCAGCTTCCGCTTCCTTCGCTTTTTCACCTTTTGCAAATACAAGCACGCGTTGTGTTTTGCCTGTGCCGTGAGGCAGGACAACAACACCACGAACTGCCTGGTCTTGTTTACGCGGGTCTACACCCAGACGAACTGCTGCTTCAACGGTTTCGTCGAATTTGGCAGTTGCCGCCTTTTTCACAAGCTCTACAGCTTCTGAAGGCTCGTAAGTCGCTTCGCTGTTGATCAGCTTCGCGGATTCTTGGTACTTCTTACCATGTTTAGCCATGAAATGTTCCTCCTTTGTGGTATTAGCGGAAATTCCTCCCACATATTGCGGTCATGAATGACCGGTTCATCGAATACATATTAGTCTTCGATTGTGATTCCCATACTGCGGGCAGTACCTTCAACCATACGCATTGCAGCTTCAACAGATGCAGCGTTCAGATCGGGCATTTTGGTTTCAGCGATTTCACGAACCGCTGCGCGGCCCAGCTTCGCTACCTTTTTCTTGTTTGGTTCGCCGGAGCCTTTTTCTACTTTTGCAGCGATGCGAAGCAGAACAGCAGCCGGAGGAGTTTTGGTGATGAAGGTAAACGAACGGTCTTCAAACACTGTAATTTCAACCGGGATGATTAGACCAGCCTGGTCGGCAGTACGAGCGTTGAATTCCTTACAGAATGCCATGATGTTGACACCCGCTTGACCTAACGCCGGACCTACTGGAGGCGCTGGATTCGCTTTCCCTGC is a window of Paenibacillus sp. FSL H3-0469 DNA encoding:
- a CDS encoding ribosomal L7Ae/L30e/S12e/Gadd45 family protein, coding for MTDDRGLQDAQVKIGSKQTVKAVELGQAAEVYVAEDGDQRLTSRIVMLCNKQGVKVTYVDTMLNLGKACGIEVGAAMAAVLKQ
- the rpoC gene encoding DNA-directed RNA polymerase subunit beta' yields the protein MLDVNNFEFMKIGLASPEKIRSWSRGEVKKPETINYRTLKPEKEGLFCERIFGPQKDWECHCGKYKRVRYKGVVCDRCGVEVTRAKVRRERMGHIELAAPVSHIWYFKGIPSRMGLALDMSPRSLEEIIYFASYVVTDPGETPLEKKQLLSEKEYRSYREKYGYGFQAGMGAEAVKKLLQDIDIDKELEFLKEELRTAQGQRRNRAIKRLEVIEAFRNSGNKPDWMIMDVLPVIPPELRPMVQLDGGRFATSDLNDLYRRVINRNNRLKRLLDLGAPDIIVQNEKRMLQEAVDALIDNGRRGRPVTGPGNRPLKSLSHMLKGKQGRFRQNLLGKRVDYSGRSVIVVGPYLKMYQCGLPKKMALELFKPFVMKELVNKGLAHNIKSAKRKVERVSPEVWDVLEEVIREHPVLLNRAPTLHRLGIQAFEPILVEGHAIRLHPLVCTAYNADFDGDQMAVHVPLSAEAQAEARILMLASGNILNPKDGKPVVTPSQDMVLGTFYLTMDNKEEKGTGMILRNVNEAVSAYQRGTAGLHARVAIPVKALGKTSFTEAQQNALLITTVGKIIFNEIYPSSFPYINEATKTNLLQGTPEKYFIYEKGADVRELIMAAPEASAVGKEYLGLIIARCFETYHTTKTSVILDKIKQLGFTYSTRSGVTVAVSDVIVPEEKATILKESEAKVDVVANQYRRGLITNDERYDRVIEIWSKTKDDLTNVLLKSMDRFNSIMLMVDSKARGNKSQITQLGGMRGLMATPSGRIFELPIKANFREGLTVLEYFISTHGARKGLADTALRTADSGYLTRRLVDVAQDVIVREEDCGTDKGFMVSRIQDGKEVIEDLYDRIEGRYSFETVRHPETKEIIVHRNDLIDSDKAEEIVNAGVTKLQIRSVLSCRARHGVCKKCYGRNLATGKFVEIGEAVGIIAAQSIGEPGTQLTMRTFHTGGVAGDDITQGLPRIQELFEARNPKGQATISEIDGVVKEIRETKDRREIEVQGEAESKTYSITYGSRLRVSEGQEIEAGDELTDGSIDPKEMLRIKGIRGVQNYILQEVQRVYRNQGVEINDKHIEVMIKQMLRKIRIIDAGDTSLLPGAFADIHEYEAANKEAILAGNEPAVAKPVLLGITKASLETDSFLSAASFQETTRVLTDAAIKGKVDKLLGLKENVIIGKLIPAGTGMNRYRNVKLSDPNAESNEEALEPVPAE
- the rpoB gene encoding DNA-directed RNA polymerase subunit beta, with the protein product MAGHLVQYGRRTRRSYARINEVLEVPNLIEIQQKSYDWFLEEGLREMFQDISPIQDFTGNLVLEFIDYSLGEPKYTVDDAKERDVTYAAPLRVKVRLINKETGEVKEQEVFMGDFPLMTETGTFIINGAERVIVSQLVRSPSVYFSTKVDKNGKKTYTATVIPNRGAWLELETDAKDIMYVRIDRTRKIPVTVLLRALGFGSDAEILELLGNDEYIRNTLDKDNTDSTEKALIEIYERLRPGEPPTLDNAKSLLVARFFDPKRYDLANVGRYKINKKLHIKNRLFNQRLAQPLVDESTGEILAESGQMVDRRLLDELIPYFEKSMAAKNYRVTGGVMDSEDIPLQTIDVFSPIEEGRIIKLIANGNIDKSVKHITQADIISSISYFINLLHGIGNTDDIDHLGNRRLRSVGELLQNQFRIGLSRMERVVRERMSIQDANAITPQALINIRPVIASIKEFFGSSQLSQFMDQTNPLAELTHKRRLSALGPGGLTRERAGFEVRDVHHSHYGRMCPIETPEGPNIGLINSLSTFARINEYGFIEAPYRWVDPKTGKVTEQIDYLTADEEDNYVVAQANVLIDEDGSFKEDQVIVRYNKDSDNITTMPSNRVDYMDVSPKQVVSVATALIPFLENDDSNRALMGSNMQRQAVPLLIPKAPLVGTGMEHKSAKDSGVCIVSKYDGIIERSSANEIWLRRVEAVEGKEVKGDIVKYKLHKFMRSNQGTCINQRPLAKRGDIVKKGDILADGPSTEMGELALGRNVVVAFMTWEGYNYEDAILLSEKLVKEDVYTSIHIEEYESEARDTKLGPEEITRDIPNVGEEALRNLDERGIIRIGAEINAGDILVGKVTPKGVTELTAEERLLHAIFGEKAREVRDTSLRVPHGSDGIIVDVKVFTRENGDELPPGVNQLVRVYIAQKRKISEGDKMAGRHGNKGVVARILPEEDMPFLPDGTPVQVVLNPLGVPSRMNIGQVLEVHIGMAALRLGIHVATPVFDGAREYDVFDTMEEAGMQRNGKTVLYDGRTGERFEREVTVGVMHMIKLAHMVDDKIHARSTGPYSLVTQQPLGGKAQFGGQRFGEMEVWALEAYGAAYTLQEILTVKSDDVVGRVKTYESIVKGENVPEPGVPESFKVLIKELQSLGMDVKILSGDEQEIEMKELDDEDETSSDKLSLNLEGAEVGIE
- a CDS encoding class I SAM-dependent methyltransferase, with the protein product MSQHYYSQQPEARHDRRSIDTELRGKRLRFTSDAGVFSKGDIDHGSRVLIEAMEIPEDAKVLDVGCGYGPIGISAAYLASKGHVTMIDINSRAVELARENAQHNGIRNVTVMESDVLSVVEGQTFDVILTNPPIRAGKAVVHAIFEQAYEHLNEGGCLWVVIQKKQGAPSAVAKLESMFPVVEEVGKDKGYRILKAQK
- the rplL gene encoding 50S ribosomal protein L7/L12 → MSKETILEEIKGMSVLELNDLVKAIEEEFGVTAAAPVAAGGAVAAVEAEQSEFDVILTSAGASKINVIKIVREITGLGLKEAKEVVDNAPKAIKEKVSKEEAEATKAKLEEAGAAVEVK
- the rplJ gene encoding 50S ribosomal protein L10, which produces MANAKVIQAKQDAVDVVTSKLQNSVSTVVADYRGLNVSQVTELRKQLREAGVEFQVLKNTLLRRATAAAELTDLDAVLTGPTAIAFSETDAVVAAKILNDFAKKNDALKLKGGVVEGKVIDADQLKALAELPSRDGLLSMLLSVLQAPMRNFALAVKAVAEKEEQSA
- the rplA gene encoding 50S ribosomal protein L1; translated protein: MAKHGKKYQESAKLINSEATYEPSEAVELVKKAATAKFDETVEAAVRLGVDPRKQDQAVRGVVVLPHGTGKTQRVLVFAKGEKAKEAEAAGADFVGDADMINKIQQGWFEFDVCVATPDMMSEVGKLGRLLGGKGLMPNPKAGTVTFDVTKAVQEIKAGKIEYRLDKAGQIHAPIGKVSFNAEQLNENLKALMDALNRAKPAAAKGVYLKGIAISSTMGPSARVNAAAFR
- the rplK gene encoding 50S ribosomal protein L11 produces the protein MAKKVIKMVKLQIPAGKANPAPPVGPALGQAGVNIMAFCKEFNARTADQAGLIIPVEITVFEDRSFTFITKTPPAAVLLRIAAKVEKGSGEPNKKKVAKLGRAAVREIAETKMPDLNAASVEAAMRMVEGTARSMGITIED